Proteins encoded in a region of the Massilia sp. UMI-21 genome:
- a CDS encoding pilus assembly protein gives MSATKPRHIKRKGKQKGVAAVEFGLVVVAFLIVVLGILELARAMYMMNTLPEVTRSAARAAANISFKDSAALDLARKRAVFNEVSGALPFGSPITYRNIRFEYLKLRANYYEMELIPSSAMPSCPARNRLNCMNDPHSAGDTCIRAVQARICQEGQSEGVCTPVEYQSLFSIIDLPLSLPTSLTIVTAETLGYRSGDPPCL, from the coding sequence ATGTCGGCAACTAAGCCCCGTCACATCAAGCGCAAGGGAAAGCAGAAGGGCGTTGCGGCGGTCGAATTCGGACTCGTGGTGGTCGCCTTTCTCATCGTCGTCCTCGGCATCCTGGAGCTGGCCCGTGCGATGTACATGATGAATACACTGCCCGAAGTCACCCGGAGTGCGGCGCGCGCGGCGGCGAACATTTCGTTCAAGGACAGCGCCGCACTCGATCTTGCGCGCAAGCGTGCGGTCTTCAACGAGGTATCGGGCGCACTGCCTTTCGGCAGCCCGATCACCTACCGGAATATCCGGTTCGAGTACCTCAAGCTGCGGGCGAATTACTACGAGATGGAGCTGATTCCCTCCAGCGCCATGCCAAGTTGCCCCGCAAGAAACAGGCTCAACTGCATGAACGATCCCCACAGCGCGGGTGACACCTGCATCCGTGCCGTCCAGGCCCGGATCTGCCAGGAAGGGCAGAGCGAAGGAGTCTGTACCCCGGTCGAATACCAGTCTCTGTTCTCGATCATCGACCTTCCTTTGAGCCTGCCGACGTCGCTAACGATCGTCACTGCCGAAACCCTGGGCTACAGGAGCGGAGACCCTCCCTGCCTGTAG
- a CDS encoding PAS domain S-box protein, which yields MPAAPLPPDELDRLSMLDALCLLDTPPEPVFDRVTRLVSRVLDVPMAMFSLVDADRQWFKSRVGVMLEETPREHAFCAHAIGMSAPLVVNDARQDGRFSDNPLVNGPPEIRFYAGVPIRTTAGLAIGTLCALDTRPRTLGEEEAQVLADLAAILTKEVQYRERLAVARDELARSSQVLGASEARFRSIFDIASVGIALVAPDGGWISVNKTLCDIVGYSEEELWRLTFQQITHPDDLAADVDQLEAMVRGEIDQFQLEKRYIRKDGSQVWINLNVSPKRNPSGEVEYYVSVIKDIGAEKAAQAELAALNAELEQRVDARTAELVEANRLLTEAVERQRATEAALRAREAEIRSVVENANDAYISLDEAGTVRDWNRQAEATFGWPRHEALGRKLEELIIPEEYREHHVQGMERFLATRIAGAVDQRLELPALRRDGSTLTVEVRIRALELNGRTMFSAFLHDISARKQEQARRDYENRHDQLTGLLNRRALLESIPMAQARARRSGKTVGMLFIDLDGFKAVNDSQGHEAGDILLGVIGERLRAVVRKTDSVYRLAGDEFTVLLEDMADTFDDAHMVAEKLINSIAEPVELPGRAVRVRASVGIALDTGSPVRTPDELLKEADHFMYQAKKAGRGRVCSARRPY from the coding sequence ATGCCCGCTGCCCCACTGCCACCAGACGAACTTGACCGCCTGTCGATGCTCGACGCCCTTTGCCTGCTAGATACGCCGCCCGAACCGGTATTCGACCGGGTCACCCGCCTGGTCAGCCGTGTGCTGGATGTGCCGATGGCGATGTTCTCGCTGGTCGATGCCGATCGCCAGTGGTTCAAGTCGCGCGTCGGCGTCATGCTCGAGGAGACGCCGCGCGAGCACGCCTTCTGCGCGCATGCGATCGGCATGAGCGCGCCGCTGGTGGTCAACGACGCGCGCCAGGACGGGCGCTTCAGCGACAACCCGCTGGTGAACGGTCCGCCCGAAATCCGCTTCTATGCGGGGGTGCCGATCCGCACCACGGCGGGCCTGGCGATCGGGACGCTGTGCGCGCTCGACACCAGGCCGCGCACGCTGGGCGAGGAAGAGGCGCAGGTGCTGGCCGACCTGGCCGCGATCCTCACCAAGGAAGTGCAGTACCGCGAACGCCTGGCGGTGGCGCGCGACGAGCTGGCGCGTTCGAGCCAGGTGCTGGGCGCCAGCGAGGCGCGCTTTCGCAGCATCTTCGACATCGCCAGCGTCGGCATCGCGCTGGTGGCGCCGGATGGCGGCTGGATCAGCGTCAACAAGACCCTGTGCGACATCGTCGGCTATAGCGAAGAAGAACTGTGGCGCCTGACCTTCCAGCAGATCACCCACCCGGACGACCTGGCGGCCGACGTCGACCAGCTGGAAGCGATGGTGCGCGGCGAGATCGACCAGTTCCAGCTCGAGAAGCGCTACATCCGCAAGGACGGCAGCCAGGTCTGGATCAACCTGAATGTGTCGCCCAAGCGCAACCCGAGCGGGGAGGTCGAGTACTACGTGTCGGTGATCAAGGACATCGGGGCGGAAAAGGCGGCCCAGGCGGAACTGGCCGCACTCAACGCCGAACTGGAGCAGCGGGTCGATGCGCGCACCGCCGAGCTGGTGGAAGCCAACCGCTTGCTCACCGAGGCCGTCGAGCGCCAGCGCGCCACCGAGGCGGCGCTGCGCGCGCGCGAAGCGGAAATCCGCAGCGTGGTGGAAAACGCGAACGATGCCTACATCAGCCTGGACGAGGCGGGAACCGTCAGGGACTGGAACCGCCAGGCCGAGGCAACCTTCGGCTGGCCACGCCACGAGGCCCTGGGGCGCAAGCTCGAAGAACTGATCATTCCGGAAGAGTACCGCGAACACCATGTGCAGGGCATGGAGCGCTTCCTCGCCACGCGTATCGCGGGCGCGGTCGACCAGCGCCTGGAATTGCCGGCGCTGCGGCGCGACGGCAGCACGCTGACGGTCGAGGTGCGCATCCGGGCGCTCGAGCTCAACGGCCGCACCATGTTCAGCGCCTTCCTGCACGATATCAGCGCGCGCAAGCAGGAGCAGGCCAGGCGCGACTACGAGAACCGCCACGACCAGCTGACCGGGCTGCTGAACCGGCGCGCGCTGCTCGAATCGATCCCGATGGCGCAGGCGCGCGCGCGCCGCAGCGGCAAGACGGTGGGCATGCTGTTCATCGACCTGGACGGCTTCAAGGCCGTCAACGATTCGCAGGGCCACGAGGCCGGCGACATCCTGCTGGGCGTGATCGGCGAGCGCCTGCGCGCCGTGGTGCGCAAGACCGACAGCGTGTACCGGCTGGCGGGCGACGAGTTCACGGTGCTGCTGGAAGACATGGCCGACACCTTCGACGACGCCCACATGGTGGCCGAGAAGCTGATTAATAGCATTGCCGAGCCGGTCGAGCTGCCGGGCCGCGCGGTGCGCGTGCGCGCCAGCGTCGGCATCGCGCTCGACACCGGCAGCCCGGTGCGCACGCCCGACGAGCTGCTGAAGGAAGCCGACCACTTCATGTACCAGGCCAAGAAGGCCGGGCGCGGCCGGGTGTGCTCGGCGCGCCGTCCGTACTGA